GCAGGACCGGCTGAAGGGGGAACGCCGGGGGCGGCAGCGACGGTCGGCCGCCGGATGAAGCCGGCGCATGCGCGAGAGATACCCATCTCAGCGGCGACGTGGGCAATGGGACGTGTCCGGCACCGCTTCACGAGCCGCCCACGGCCCTCGATACTCAGGGGCGCATGCGCGTGGGGCACTCGTCGCCCTCTCGACGTCGGACGAGGGCAGGCGCGCCACCCATCGTGCGCGCCTGCCGCATTGCGGCCTTTCAGCCCTGCGGTGCGACGCGGATACGGTTCCCGTCCGGGTCGGCGGCGAGGAAGGTCAGCCCGAACCCAGCATCATGAGGCTCGCGCAGGATCATGACCCCCTTGGAGTTCCATTGTTCAAAGATCGCGTTGACCTCGTCGGATCCACCGTCGACGGCCAGGCACACCTCACTGGTGCGCGGGACGTCCGGTGACAGATCCTCCAACTGGCCGGACCACACACCGAGGTCAGCGCCCGGCCCGAGGTCGAAGGTGATGTATCCCGACGTCTCGAACGAGGGGCTCATGCCGAGGAGGTCGCCGTAGAAACGAGCTGCGGTGGGAGCGTCGTTCACGTAGACGATGGACACGACAGATGTGGTCATGGCTGTTCTTTCTCGCAGGTGACAGGTACGCATCCACCAGCCTGACCAGGATATGCGCC
This is a stretch of genomic DNA from Streptomyces sp. NBC_00285. It encodes these proteins:
- a CDS encoding VOC family protein, with translation MTTSVVSIVYVNDAPTAARFYGDLLGMSPSFETSGYITFDLGPGADLGVWSGQLEDLSPDVPRTSEVCLAVDGGSDEVNAIFEQWNSKGVMILREPHDAGFGLTFLAADPDGNRIRVAPQG